One segment of Prionailurus bengalensis isolate Pbe53 chromosome D4, Fcat_Pben_1.1_paternal_pri, whole genome shotgun sequence DNA contains the following:
- the NFIL3 gene encoding nuclear factor interleukin-3-regulated protein, with translation MQLRKMQTVKKEQASLDAGSGADKMTVLGPGLADVSEELTAGEELLLGEGSAGKSKSSACRRKREFIPDDKKDAMYWEKRRKNNEAAKRSREKRRLNDLVLENKLIALGEENATLKAELLSLKLKFGLISSAAYAQEIQKLSHSTAVYFQDYQAAKSSAGPFADEHEPAMVTSGCISVIKHSPQASLPDVSEVSSLEHAQDGAARGGCGSPDGKFQAIKQEPVELESYAREPGDERGAYRASVYRNLMGTAFPGYSHSPPLLQAARSSSNSPRTSETEDGAVGKSSDGEDEQQVPKGPIHSPVELQRVHATVVKVPEVNSSALPHKLRIKAKAMQIKVEAFDHEFEATQKPSSPVDGTPKRHFELEKHSAPTMVHSSLPPFSVQVTNIQDWSLKSEHWHQKELNGKTQNSFKTGVVDMKDGGYQVSDPENLFLKQGMIANLSAEVVSLKRLIATHQISASDSG, from the coding sequence ATGCAGCTGCGGAAGATGCAGACCGTGAAGAAGGAGCAGGCGTCCCTGGACGCCGGGAGCGGCGCGGACAAGATGACGGTGCTCGGCCCGGGCCTGGCCGACGTCTCCGAGGAGCTGACGGCCGGCGAGGAGCTGCTGCTGGGCGAGGGCAGCGCGGGGAAGAGCAAGTCCTCGGCGTGCCGGCGGAAGCGGGAGTTCATCCCCGACGACAAGAAGGACGCCATGTACTGGGAAAAGCGGCGCAAGAACAACGAAGCGGCCAAGCGCTCCCGCGAGAAGCGGCGGCTCAACGACCTGGTCCTGGAGAACAAGCTGATCGCGCTGGGCGAGGAGAACGCCACCCTGAAGGCCGAGCTGCTCTCCCTCAAGCTGAAGTTTGGCCTGATCAGCTCTGCGGCGTACGCGCAGGAGATCCAGAAGCTCAGCCACTCCACGGCTGTGTACTTTCAAGACTACCAGGCGGCCAAGTCCAGCGCCGGCCCCTTCGCGGACGAGCACGAGCCCGCGATGGTGACGAGCGGCTGCATCTCGGTCATCAAGCACTCCCCGCAGGCCTCCCTGCCCGACGTCTCCGAGGTGTCCTCGCTGGAACACGCGCAGGACGGGGCCGCGCGGGGTGGCTGCGGGAGCCCCGACGGCAAGTTCCAGGCCATCAAGCAGGAGCCGGTGGAGCTGGAGAGCTACGCCAGGGAGCCCGGCGACGAGCGGGGCGCCTACCGGGCCTCCGTGTACCGGAACCTCATGGGGACCGCCTTCCCCGGCTACTCCCACTCCCCGCCTCTGCTGCAGGCCGCCCGGTCCTCCAGCAACTCCCCCAGGACGTCGGAGACCGAGGACGGCGCGGTGGGGAAGTCCTCGGATGGAGAAGACGAGCAGCAGGTCCCCAAGGGCCCCATCCACTCTCCCGTGGAGCTTCAGCGCGTGCACGCCACCGTGGTGAAAGTTCCGGAAGTGAACTCCTCGGCCTTGCCGCACAAGCTTCGCATCAAAGCCAAAGCCATGCAGATCAAAGTCGAAGCCTTCGATCACGAGTTTGAGGCCACGCAAAAGCCGTCCTCGCCCGTGGACGGGACGCCGAAGAGGCATTTCGAACTGGAGAAGCATAGCGCCCCGACTATGGTacactcttccctcccccctttctcagTGCAGGTGACTAACATCCAGGATTGGTCTCTCAAATCGGAACACTGGCATCAAAAAGAACTGAACGGCAAAACTCAGAACAGCTTCAAAACGGGAGTTGTAGACATGAAGGACGGCGGTTACCAAGTCTCTGACCCGGAGAATTTGTTTCTGAAGCAGGGGATGATAGCAAACTTGTCTGCAGAGGTGGTGTCACTGAAGAGACTCATAGCCACACACCAGATCTCCGCCTCGGACTCGGGGTAG